The DNA window TGTCTTTTGTTACTTTGCACGGGCATAAATCGCCTGCTTTGTTCGATTGTGAGTGCTTTTATTGTTATACGAGTTTTTGGTTTAGGTGGGATTCTTCACCTAACCGTGAACTGATTCACCAGGCGATTGAGGAGTTAGAGGAGCATTTGAACAAAGGAGAAGTGTCGATGAACTGTGGAAATGGAAAGAACAAGAGAAAGGAGAAAACGGGTCGCCGGAGAAGTGAGAGAATAAGAGTCGATACTGGAGTTCTTGAAAATCCGGCGGTTGTGTTACTGCCGGAAAATCAAGAAAGTCTTGTTCTTGACCCGCCGGCGAGTGGGGTGGAAGCTGAGGTTGACGAAGCGGGAGGGCGGGTAGATGAGGCGGAGTTGGGTGACGTGGAGGCGCCGGTGGTGTCCGTGCACAGCCACAAGGGTTTCGCTCGGAAGGTGTTGCCGGACGTCATGGGTATATTCAACTCACGTTTGTGGAGTCTCTGGAATCCAAATGTGTAAGGAAAATAATGGTAACTTGGAAACTTT is part of the Primulina tabacum isolate GXHZ01 chromosome 18, ASM2559414v2, whole genome shotgun sequence genome and encodes:
- the LOC142532824 gene encoding uncharacterized protein LOC142532824, with protein sequence MKVRNKGKVHPFISSSSSSSHTPDKDDFPVLRLLPAAIFTLVSVLSLDDREVLAYMITRSLKSTNNPSFIHDEDKKRSSKKLSFVTLHGHKSPALFDCECFYCYTSFWFRWDSSPNRELIHQAIEELEEHLNKGEVSMNCGNGKNKRKEKTGRRRSERIRVDTGVLENPAVVLLPENQESLVLDPPASGVEAEVDEAGGRVDEAELGDVEAPVVSVHSHKGFARKVLPDVMGIFNSRLWSLWNPNV